aaggggctgtttggtttttggtgtttccatcactcatcattctgtttccatcactcatcactaaAAAATGATAGGACCCATGGAGAGAagcttgtttggatttgtttcaAGTTTTGTTTCTATCActtaattttctgatttttgagtgatgagttatgaaaactggaaacacattttaggtgttttcaagTTATGAAAATAGAGTTAtgatggcatttttgtaaatacaCACATTGAAGGACCCACAGTCAAACCTTTTGCTCTCTTCAACATAGTcgtcttccttttttttttttttttttttttttgtctttcacgTTGGGTCTAGATCAcctttctctatctctcattcttcttttctttccttttctcatTGGTTCTGGttggttgcattttttttttccattccttttcaTTGGGTTTCTAGGCTtgggttctctctcttttttttttttttctccttcttttctttccttttcacattgggtttttgggtttggtcgcattttttttcttttttcttttcaccgAATTTGAAAATCAATGAATCAAAGAGGAAATTATAAGCAAAGGAAGCCCATATACCCAAAGATTACAAGCACCAAACCGATATACCCACAGATCGGTGCCGCTGCTACCCATCGGAGCTGGAGATCGATGCTGTTTGTActtggagaggaagagagagccGGTGTCTGGGTATTGAAAACAGAgagtgatggaaaaaaaaaataaataaagagaggaGAAAATGGGATATCGAAAAGGGGAAGCacgaaagagaagaaagagagacagAGTCAAACAGGGAGAGACATCGGAACTTGCTCGTAGACCTCGCACATCCACACGCGCTTGTGCCGATATCgaaacaaaacttaaaaaaaaaaaaaaaaaaactttgagtTTGCTTTCTATGCTTTGCtctctccttttattttttgagctttgatttttttggagctaataagagaggaagagaatgGAGGggtggagaggaagagagaaccGTGTGTTTGGGTATTGGGGGAGAGtgatggaaaaaaagaaaaaagaaaaaaggtatgGTGCTTAGGCAGTGGGTCAggtatgggtcccacaaaaagtagaaaatattgagtgatgagaaGCTAAAAATATGTGCCAAACGGGTGGGGTTTAGgaaattggggtattttaagtgatgagtgatgaataacaaaaattgagtaaggagtgatgagtgatggttTTCAAAAAACCAATAGCCCCTAATCTTCATATTTTTGAGTTCAAATCAgaatctataatctataatcaTTCTTATTCATGCCGCATCTATAATCTACTAGCGGTCTCCATTTTTCAAAGGGCACCTCCCTAACTTTCAACAGTTGCAAAGATCACTGTATCATATTCTAGCATAACACGTACATATATGTTTTGCTGTATAATATGCATGTCACTTAAAAAGTGACAATGGAAATGCAGAAAGCGAGAAGGTATTTCATACATAGTGTTGATATATTATGGCTAAAGTGGCTCAAATCTTAGAATAAGCATATTAACCTTAGGTTAGTATATGGTTAGCCTAGGGTTAGTTAAATATTCTTTATGATATAAACCCTATATTGGGTTCGTTGTAACACAAGtacttaatataatatatagccATCAATAGCTTTCTCACTATGAATGTAGGTTGTTAGGAAAAACCACGTAAACTTTTGTGTGTGTTCTTCTCTATCATATTTCCACTCATCATTTAATCATCACACACAATCACACAACAACTTTCACATAGAGaatattttcatatttcctTTCATAGCTTGTAGATTCAACATAAATATAAGGTCTACACATTGTGAaagagataatatatatatatatatatatatatatatatctacacGAGTTAATTTATTACTCAAGTTCAACCCTAATTGCgctcataataaaataataatgcatATAATTCATTGTAACAATTCTTCCGCATAATTATAATGTATTTGCAaagaaatttgcaaaaaaaaaaaaaaaaaaaaacaagaagactTGATGAGAATTGAATCAATTAACCATCTTTTAGTCCCTTCAAAATTTGACCAAATtgttaagaaatataatttaataatacaaTTTTCAGCACCTCTTGTTGAATAGAAGGATTGCAATGGCACAATCTAAATGTTTTCTAGCTAAATAAGTATTGAAATAGCCTTATCTTGTATGAATAAGGCACTACAAAACGCGGGGccttgggaaaaaaatttgattgtttttttatttttattcttaagaaaaaaattgattgctAATAAAGTCAGTCAAAAGTATGAGCCGCATGGAGGACAATAATAAGCAAGCGTACAAATTTCCATTCCACATGTTCCGTACTACCTTGCAGCTGTAGCCTTGACCAGTTGACCCATCAACCAAAAGCAGCTTCACCACAAGTTCACACGTGTGGAAGAGACCGACCGCTTATTTATAAATTCATACTATTCAACTCCTCCCATGTCCGATTACATTCACATATGCTATTCTCTGTActatagccttttttttttttttttttcaaactttagCCTAAATATGTCAAATGGGATCAAATTTAGGTCCGATTTCTattttctcaaatctcaattaaattcaattatgtgACTTATGgtatggatggaggatgttTAAGCTGATTTCATTCACGTCTCAACGCTGTAATTTAAGCcgatttaatttttcatttatgaaATTAATggatattttctatatatatatatatatatatatatatataagaaaataaaaatcaattatatgCCTATATTCACTAATGAATTATAcggttaaatttaattattcttagAAAATATATTACTCTTCCTATTGGAAAATTATATTCTCTAAATGAAGTGGTtctatttatttcaatttatattaaattttacaaatatgaCATGTTAGTTTGTacgttgtttatttttttttaataaaaagctCTCAACTActaaatgtataaaattgagAGGAccttgttctattttttttttaatcgcattgtttaatataattatatcgTTAAATTTATTTGAAGAACTTAAAAGTATAATAATACCTTATACaaactgtacctaaattttgtgtGACAGTTCACTGGAAGCTTCCAAATAATTCAGACTAGTAAGCCAAAGAGACGACCACGACGACTCCATGGATGTTCACTTTGTGAATTGATCACCAAAAcggcaaaacaaaaaaccccaCTATAAATGAACTAGCTTAGGAAAACAAACCTTTATTAACACAGATACATATTGGCCTAAAGAAGCAAAGAGCAATGGCCGCTACCCCAGCCTATAGCCTTGTTAGCCCAGCAGTGCCTGAATGGCTAAACAAAGGCGACAACGCATGGCAAATGACAGCAGCCACTCTCGTGGGCATTCAAAGCATGCCTGGCCTTGTTATTCTCTATGCCAGTATAGTCAAGAAGAAATGGGCTGTGAACTCAGCTTTCATGGCTCTTTATGCCTTTGCTGCAGTGCTTATTTGTTGGGTCCTTGTGGGCTTTCGCATGGCTTTTGGTGATGAACTCCTTCCCTTTTGGGGTAAAGGTGCACCAGCTTTAGGCCAAAAGTATCTTGTCCACCAAGCAAAAGTCCCTGAGACTCTCATCAAGCCTTGGTATCCTATGGCCTCTCTTGTGTACTTTCAATTCACTTTTGCTGCCATTACCACCATTTTGCTTGCTGGGTCTGTGCTTGGGCGCATGAACATCAAGGCGTGGATGGTTTTTGTGCCTCTTTGGCTTGTGTTTTGCTACACTGTGGGAGCCTTCAGTCTTTGGGGCGGTGGGTTTCTTTACCAGTGGGGTGCCATTGATTACTCTGGCGGCTATGTTATCCACCTTTCCTCTGGGATTTCTGGTTCCACTGCAGCTTATTGGGTaccattcttttccttttgtcttTAGTTAACTAAGTTCTTAGGGGTAAAAAATGATAATCCAAAGAATTAAGAGCTAATCATATACAATTAATCAATCTTCATGATCACTTATATACTCCAAATCGACTTAATccttaaacacacacacacacacacacaagatcTTAACAAatccttatcaaaaaaaaaattagaatcattTATAAATTCTCAACAGACTAattagaaaatgataaatttattctttttcgtCATTTAAATCTATCCAAAATCATACTTATTTTCTTAAGTGACATGTATTTTTTTACCACAGAATCgagtattaaaatataaaatcaaacaaGATATTAATTCCAAGATTTCATCAGAAGAGATACCGTGTTTTTCCTGTCACACTAATATAATGCTAAATTGGTATAGGTTGGGCCTAGGCTGAAGAGTGATAGGGAGAGGTTTCCTCCTAACAATGTTTTACTTATGCTTGCTGGTGCTGGGCTATTGTGGATGGGTTGGTCAGGCTTCAATGGTGGGGCACCCTACGCAGCAAACGTTGACGCTTCAATAGCAGTCATAAATACCAACATAAGTGCAGCCACTAGTCTTCTTGTTTGGACATCTCTAGATGTTGTGTTCTTTGGGAAACCTTCTGTGATTGGAGCTGTTCAGGGCATGATGACCGGGCTTGCTTGCATTACTCCAGGAGCAGGTTTGTCTTTTTTTGACCAAACCCTTATTATAagtctcattattattattattttcattcacTTAGTCACCTGAGAAAAATTGGCGAGATTGAGAGAACAAATCTCATGAATTGGACTTATGCATCATTCATCTATCAACTTGTAGATCATATAATCGCATATTGCgaaagaagatatatatattcaatatataAGATAGCCAGATAGGTGTCACGGTGAGTCGGTGACATTATTATATTGGGAGTTGTTGCAGGGTTGGTGCAATCATGGGCGGCTATAGTGTATGGAATTCTTGCTGGTAGTATTCCATGGGCATCCATGATGGTCCTTCACAAAAAGTCTAGTTTGCTACAAAAGGTGAGGCTTTTAtactatagatttttttttattttttattttttatttttgtgcttATCTCTCTTTTATACTCGTGAAACATGTTAGGTAATAGAGTTGACAAATTTGCTAGCTTGTTCCCACCACTTTTTGCCACTAACAAAGTCGAGAAATAAGTCATATGTGATCAAAAATATTCAAGCTAGAATTAATCAGGATGGTTTTTTCAGGTTCCTTTTTGCAAATGAAATGAGGATTTCATTATACCTTATATATGGTTATGAAACCTTAATTTACCCGAAATATGTTTGAAAGATAATAAGCTCGAATCAAGGCAATTTGGTCTCCACTAGGTCCACTTGCTATAACTAGGTAAGGAGATTTATGAAGACATGAAAATCCATGTATTAAAATAAAGCATGAGATGTTCTCTTTCCctaaaaaaagttgtgtttcaaaaatatcatttgaAAATCCACTTAGTGCAGAAGTGTCATATGTTGATGTTGGCTTATGAAACTTtacaatgaatttaaattttttttttttttttttttatgttaatatttaGAATGAAAAAGTTTATAGACACAAAATTTCAtgcctctcttctcttttttattatttaagagaTAGTGTTGCCTTTCGACTTAGCCATCTAACATACAATACattcttttggggtttttttattggtaaatttctttttcttttttaattacaatttttcttcaatagTTACCATTGCAATAATGGTACAAAACATCAATCATTTTCAACAAAAGATTAAATTCTGTAAGGACATGGTGTAAAACTTATGTTTTATCCTTTTAATCTCAACATATCACATCATCTTattacatatttaagaataaacacaatcacactcaatcaattttaatatctatacataaatccaaccaaattgagaatttattaagatgttattaggtgtggtaggatgtattgaattttaagtaaaatactgATGTGACAATTATTTATTGGATAgtgtaaaacccatgttttacaccctatccttatagaatttaatctctttcaaCAATGACCTATTAACAAATACACATCATTCCTTCACTTACACGTAATATTTCCATTAATACAGTGATATATCCATAGAAGTATTATTACCATCCTAAGACTTAAGACTTAAGTTGCTTTCCCATGTACATGATTCAATCCCTTCTGTCATTTTCATTCCAGaatcttatcttcttcttttcttttcttttctttttcttatttttatttatttatttttttttttatggatataATCTTATCTTCAAAGGCGGCTTTTCTGCCTTTTCTCTTTAACCAATGAGATACAACGATATTAAAAGacagataaaacaaaattaagcgtGGGCCTTATATGCCCTTTTTTTCTCCATTCCTATTTCCTACGGGGCAGAAATAAATTACTTTCTCAAGCCTTTGATTAACCTCTTGAGAAGATTGAGGATGGTAATCAGGGATAATCTCTTAGCTAATAGGCCTGATCAAGACCTAGAATTAGCCTGCAGGGCTCCTTTAGGTGGATCCAAATCCCATGCAATACCACACGAATATTGTATAGTGTAAAAGTTTTGAAATGGTTTATATTGAAAGTTGCTTTTAATCTAAACCTTGgattaatgaattttaaaagagttaaaaagtaaaaagtaaaaaaaaaaaaaaaaaaatgaaaaaggtaaaaaatgttgtgagaGAATTGCAGGGATCTCAATCCCTTTTAGGTCTCATGCAACATCATCATTAATTAGCATTATTAATATAAACCTTCTCCATTATTAACATGAGGAACTTTTATTGAATAAAAGAGAATCACTGACATCCTTTAGAGTTCTTAATTAAGGTAAACTGTATAGTATCCGTATGGATGATagaatattaaattttgtttgaaaatctATAATTTAAAGACTCCAAattaaataatgttaatttacAAAGTGATGGAGTGGTATAATTCAATCCACTCATTCTATTATGTATACATCTTCTTTTACATAGTAGTGGAGTGGTAAATAACATTCGATTAatatatatcttcttcttattttgtcCTTTTCACTAATATACTAGTATTTTAATTCGCTTCAATAGCAAGCAAGCATTGTAATTATACCATCCATTGTTTTCAACGATAAAATAGTAATCACATCGACTTTATTCTCTTATAGAGTATCTTGATTGCATAATTTGAAAGGACCCTAATGGTATTGCCATGATTAAATTCTCAAGTGATTTATCACCACAAATTCAATTAATTGTaaccttttctttgttttggaaTCATTATTCACTCCCTTAAGTCTCTTGTAACTTTGACCAACAAGGGCAGGAAACTGTTTCATTCAAACAAATGAAGCATATCCAACAGCATATCACTTTTATATGAGGAAACTTCAAAGAGTAACGTTGAGATActataaatcttataaattatcacaaaaagttatataaatatttatttattatgttattgaatACGTAAATATCAGCACACCAATCATATATATTCTTTGTCATGTTAAATTTGTAAgtcttttgtaataaaattgataataatttttgtatttttcgaGTTCAAATTACCTAAGAGTTGCTTTATTTATTGTATGGTTATAGGTGGATGACACCTTAGGTGTATTTCACACGCACGCGGTGGCAGGGCTACTAGGCGGGCTTCTCACCGGGCTTTTGGCGGAGCCAGACCTTTGTGCTCTCATACTGAAAAATCCCAACACAAGGGGTGCATTTTATGGTTCTAAGGGTTGGGTGCAATTCTTGAAGCAATTGGCTGCAGCCACGTTTGTGATTGGTTGGAACATAGTGTCCACCACAATAATTTGTCTAGGCATAAAGTTTTTTATTCCATTAAGAATGCCTGACGAGCAGCTGTTGATTGGAGACGATGCTGTGCATGGAGAGGAGGCTTATGCTCTTTGGGGAGATGGGGAAAAATATGATCCTACAAAGCATGGTTGGCATGCATCTTTGCACTCAGACATTGCACCGTCACCAAACATCAATAATGGAGCAAGAGGTGTGACCATCAACTTGTAAGCCAACTAGTGTATCATAGGCCACAAAAAACAATGAGAAAACATGCTGGTAGGACATTGAGTGTAAGAGGTAATTATTTAATATTCCGAGAATAATGTTTACTTCTATTATGTAATAGCGGATTCAGTAATTAAATGTATGATGGAATCTGCAATTCATGTGAGAAGATCGATGgagtattgaataatttttttggtgtaaaatgttttgtaattatttgattttgtgagTATAATTTTTAAGTGAACTTATAACATCTTTATAGGAGAAAATATATACGTACAAAATTCTGTTGATGTTTTCCCCCCACGTTCAGtcttattttgattatttgtttTGAGTGTACACTTATCACTTTGTAGAGCTGTTTTATGTGACTAGTAATTGTGTAACACTTAACTCTAGAGGCTATAAGAGTATCACATTGGtgaagttttaaatttaattatttggtactataaaaagttattttatcttttttatcttcCTACTTTATAAAACACTCTCCgtaaatggttttattttaagaagCTGAGGCTAAAGCTCTGGAGAAAGCTGTGGACTTCGCTTGGGATGTTGGTATAAGGGATGTTCATTTTGAATGTGATTCAAAAATGATCATAGATGCTATGCTCGGTGCTAGCTGTCCTCAAGCATCCATCTATAACATCATTATAGGCATTGGTCAGAAGGCACAGGCATTCAGGTCTTTCCAGTTTTCACATGTTAAGCGAACAGGAAACCGGCCAGCGCACATATTGGCTCAACCAAGAATATTGACAATTATGTAACTTGGATAGAGGAAGACTTTATTAAGTCCGCTTTGGCTCTTATCTTCTCCTTAATAAAGTTACTgtcttttcattaaaaaaaaaaatatatatatatatattaatatataacaactaaaataatataactacgGTAACAAATAactgcagaaaaaaaaaaaaaaaaaaaaaaaaaaaaaaaaaaaaaaccaatctgACACAAGTCACAACCACTgccaaaaacccaaattagcCCAAACCACCGCACAAATATCCACCAACACAGCCACACCACCACTGACCCACAAAACCCAGCCAAATCACCACCAAAcccactcttcttctcttcAAGCCACCAAACCCTGAAACCCAATACCCCAAATCAATTACCACCACCGTCACCGCCACCATCACGGCACCAacaaaccacaaccaccatcacGGTAGCCTCAAGCTCAACGAAAAAACAAGCAACcaacaggggaaaaaaaaaaccagccgAAAAAATCAACCCACGAATCGTAACAATGGTACAATCGAAACAATCCACAACCcaatcaacaacccaccaccaccaccaccaacacccaAAAACCTATACCCACTGCCACCcacatccaccaccaccaccgtgGCCACACCAACCCACAAACCccaccaccaacacagccacGCAGAGAATCCCACGCTGAGAAACCCACGCCGCCACAACGAGAATCCCTCGCCGAGAAACCACGCCACCACACCCAGAAATCCACTCTAAGTTACCTAGCAACCACGCCGACGCTAGGCAGCGCTTGGGTCGGCGCTGGGCAGGGGTAGGCTCTTGGGTCGGTGAaagtgaggaagagagaaaaaaaatggaaagtgGAGAGAGTGAGACTGAACTGAACAGAGAGAGCCAACGAGCAGAAAAAGGAaacaaggtaaaaaaaaaaaaaaaaaaaaaaaaggagaggaagaaatattatttaattagagggagcaataaaatataatatattgtttTAGCTGTATACAGTCATTTTTGGCCGTATACAGTAGttgaaaagctaaaatttttaactatgagtctatttggatagaacttattttactgaaattgaaaactgaaaacactgtagtaaaataatttttaaatgtgtaaatagtactgtgggacccatttttaatgaaaaaactgataaaaagtgaagtttgtgagaCCCGTGAACAATGCATTTATGCACTGTTCAAAAAAGACCGGTCAACAGTTgcggttgaaaaaaaaaaaaaaaaaaagagaaaacgcaGATGCATCACTTAAACATGctatccaaacatacactaTACCTCCACCATTGGATTCTCACTTTTGTAATTAGTGGtactaagggtctgtttagatagaacttattttgttgaaattgaaaattgaaaatactgtaacaaaataatttttaaatgtgtgaatagtatcgtgagacccatttttaatgaaaaagttactaaaaagtgtaatttgtggaaTCTGTGGACAACTGCTGACTTAAAGCACTTGCAATAGTGAAGCTAAAAAGCTATAAtactattttagctccaccaatataCCAAAAAAGCCTTGCAGTAGTGGAGgaaaagttataattttttgctaattttttacagtgcacatctatctatagatgtgcactatagcagacatctaaaaaaaaaaaaaaaaaaattatttaacctCCGATTACAATAATGCaacttactttatttttttcatttcttttattctatCTCACCGTGCTCTCTCTCATCATCACTCTCAAGCTCAGTTCTCTCATCAAGCTCTCATCAGTTCTCTCATCAAGCTCAcatctctctcatctctcaagCTCTCATTTCTCTCATCTCCCAGCCCAAGCCGTCGCCGTCCCAGCCCACGCCGTCCCAACCTACGCCTCAGCCCATGTCGTCCCAGCCGATCCACTTCAGGTCAGtgctctctcttcttttgtagTGAATTTTTTCATTTGGGTGTTTGttgttttggcttaatttttctgggtttagtGTTATTTTGTGGTGAAAAATGGTGTTATCGCTATGTTGTTTCGGGCAAATGGTgttatttttttgctgtttttgctgGGTATAACATCTGAATGGAAGAATGTATTGAGAATTTTCTGTTTGTAGGAATTTGTTGTGTGGTTTTCTTGTAATAGAAGTTCTTGTGGTCTTTGTAATTTGTGCAGGAAAGTTTATATGTTTTGTTGTCTttgtaatttgttgtgttgtACAAAACCACAGAGTTACGTTTGAGAATTTTCTGTGTGCAGGGAAGTTTACATTTGTTGTGTTGATATAAATGTCTCTGTAAATGTCTATAAATGTCTCTGTAATTTGTTGTGTAGATATAAATGttaatttgggaattttctatgTGCAGGgaagtttatattttttttttttttctaattttatggagTCATGTAGAGACACAGAGTTACGTAGAAACCTAACATATATCACGGGAATCATGAATGGGGATATAGAAATTGACTCACAATTTATTGGCGGTGACAGTAAAAAAGGCGGTGGTGACGACGATGGTGGCGGCGGTGGTGGCGGTGGCAGTGGCAGTGGCAGTGGCAGTGGcagcggcggcggcggcggcggcggtaGTGGTGACAGTTGCaggtggttgtgattgttgtttattgtaatagatatattattttattgtagtagacaGGGGCGGCTTGTTGTATTTGGGagcctaaggcgaaaattgattatcttgttttaaatgcaaaattactactaattaacataaactatgtagaattttttctttttttagaaattttataaacagaaaaaatttgacaaaatttttcatacttgttgatatAGTAAATTGATAATAGTATGTAAAAGAGTGGTATTAGTGGTGGACTTaaatgagaactagtaaaagtttgctaactaaactcttattattattcttattttttttttttaaagtacaacattcacaatatttttttacaaaacatcctaggttttaagttacttttttttttctctttgaaaatatcactataattattttttttccatcaataACAGGTTGTAACAACGTACTACTTAGCATAATTGtaaaagtgttataaaaaatattgtggacgttgcatttttctctattttttatttgtttttcatctggtaaaaaaatattattttattaattgattataaataaccctattggttaaaatttgggggccttttttttacttgggacTTTAGGCGACCGCATTTTTTGCTCCACTATTCAGTCAGCACtggtagtagatatattattttattgtgttaaaagctaaaatagctccactgctgtgacatgtatgtaggta
The DNA window shown above is from Quercus lobata isolate SW786 chromosome 7, ValleyOak3.0 Primary Assembly, whole genome shotgun sequence and carries:
- the LOC115953822 gene encoding ammonium transporter 2-like is translated as MAATPAYSLVSPAVPEWLNKGDNAWQMTAATLVGIQSMPGLVILYASIVKKKWAVNSAFMALYAFAAVLICWVLVGFRMAFGDELLPFWGKGAPALGQKYLVHQAKVPETLIKPWYPMASLVYFQFTFAAITTILLAGSVLGRMNIKAWMVFVPLWLVFCYTVGAFSLWGGGFLYQWGAIDYSGGYVIHLSSGISGSTAAYWVGPRLKSDRERFPPNNVLLMLAGAGLLWMGWSGFNGGAPYAANVDASIAVINTNISAATSLLVWTSLDVVFFGKPSVIGAVQGMMTGLACITPGAGLVQSWAAIVYGILAGSIPWASMMVLHKKSSLLQKVDDTLGVFHTHAVAGLLGGLLTGLLAEPDLCALILKNPNTRGAFYGSKGWVQFLKQLAAATFVIGWNIVSTTIICLGIKFFIPLRMPDEQLLIGDDAVHGEEAYALWGDGEKYDPTKHGWHASLHSDIAPSPNINNGARGVTINL